In the genome of Xenopus laevis strain J_2021 chromosome 1S, Xenopus_laevis_v10.1, whole genome shotgun sequence, one region contains:
- the LOC108704993 gene encoding E3 ubiquitin-protein ligase TRIM39 isoform X1, producing MATADLRDELSCSICLSIYTDPVSLPCGHNFCRDCIGTTWDTQEETFLENPSCPECRERFSRSRRPELTTDWKLRGLVERFLPTETEPGETGIFCTYCVLSPVPAAKSCLLCEASLCDTHLRGHSKSAEHVLTQPTDSFMGRKCSVHHKVLEYYCCEESVCVCVSCCLAGEHRGHRVELLSEASEKKKEKLRKVLEKLSQKKKKTKRGAQRLQERRREVAEKAAGETERVTALFRDIREQLEALEKRLLSDISSQKEKLSLTLTDLMEQLEIKKDELSRKIRHIEELCNMADPLTVLQERESHGAADNEGGRERHDIKVPAVGDLDVDLISETLLTGLAAIVTGVKGRIYGQEATDLLLDINTAGNDVSVSGDRKFASFSLTDQRHPQTPERFQLVPQTLSSRSFPSGRHYWEVEVSESGEWGVGVAYPSIERGEGQSWIGNNNKSWCLYRWHNNNYTATHDSKDTQLPHVPSCRRIRISLDYEAGRLSFYELSEPIRHLHTFTATFTEPLHVAFWVWGGDDDDDDRAWVRIIS from the coding sequence ATGGCGACTGCTGATCTGAGagacgagctgagctgctccatctgcctgagcatttatactgatcctgtatccctgccgtgtggccataacttctgccggGACTGTATTGGGACAACATGGGACACCCAGGAGGAAACTTTCCTAGAAAATCCTTCTTGCCCTGAATGTAGAGAGAGATTTAGTAGGAGTAGGAGACCTGAACTGACAACAGACTGGAAGCTGCGTGGCCTGGTGGAGAGATTCCTTCCAACTGAGACAGAGCCGGGGGAGACTGGGATCTTCTGCACCTACTGTGTCCTCTCTCCTGTACCTGCTGCtaaatcctgtctcctgtgtgaggcttctctgtgtgaTACCCACCTGAGGGGGCACAGCAAGTCAGCAGAACATGTACTGACCCAACCCACCGACTCCTTTATGGggagaaaatgttctgtacatcACAAGGTTCTGGAGTATTACTGCTGTGAggagtctgtctgtgtctgtgtgtcctgctgtctggccggagagcacaggggccacagggtggagctgctgagtgaggcctctgagaagaagaaagagaaactgaGGAAAGTTCTGGAGAAACTGagccaaaagaaaaagaagactaagagaggagcccagagactgcaggagcgcaggagagaagtggcagaaaaagcagccggtgagacagagagagtcactgccctgtttagagacatcagggaacagctggaagccctagagaagcgactcctgagtgacatctccagccagaaagagaagctctcactcacactcactgatctgatggagcagctggaaataaagaaggacgagctgtccaggaagatccgtcacattgaggagctgtgcaacatggcagatccactcactgtcctacaggaacgggaatcacatggagctgcagataatgaggggggcagagagagacatgatataaaggtccctgctgtaggggatctggatgtggatctgatctcagagacattactcacaggcttagctgccattgtgactggggtaaagggaaggatctatgggcaggaggctacagacctgttactggatataaacacggctggGAATgatgtatctgtatcaggggacagaAAATTTGCTTCCTTCTCACTCACAGACCAGCGTCACCCACAaaccccagagagatttcagttGGTGcctcagactttaagcagcaggagtttcccctcagggcgacattactgggaagtggaggtcagtgaatcaggggagtggggggtaggggtggcctatcccagtatagagaggggaGAGGGTCAGTCCTGGATTGggaataataacaagtcctggtgtttgtacaGATGGCATAATAATAACTATACAGCTACACATGACAGTAAAGACACACAGTTACCCCACgtcccttcctgcaggagaatcaggatctcattggactatgaggccggacgtctgtccttttatgagctgagtgagccaatcagacacttacacaccttcactgccacattcactgagccccttcatgttGCATTCTGGGTATGGgggggtgatgatgatgatgatgatcgtGCCTGGGTGAGAATCATTAGTTAG